In Crinalium epipsammum PCC 9333, the following are encoded in one genomic region:
- a CDS encoding type I secretion system permease/ATPase, whose translation MASREDPHDPQAAQDLSWIEEVELQELASLEWDVPPLSWLNPEEQAQFQSQAETRRYQLGEKIWSTDSSGDQFFILFGKVRLREEGASKPLATLAEGDWFGDLQEFSGSIKAIAASKEVIVGRWDSAFWSHVSSSQREQREQREQRERREQREQREQREQRGRGSRGSTGSRGAEEAEGQRGRGAEGQRRQERQGQLKSVPTTYEYAPQPVSGYPFVSSLNTGAACLTMVAQHLQISGKLEWVQRQLRGQRPKHLVEAGEKLGLQLRRLKTSWSNLRQLSFPALLQWQQSSWVVVYGVRKDRLLIANPLNSSQTCDWVSRSKVEAAWNGELWQVEPIQQQEKFNLSWFLPAVWRYRGLLLEVLIASLTLQLLGLTTPVITQVIIDKVMVQESIATLDVMAIALLSVAFFEALLGILRLFIFTHTARRLDLSLSAQLFRHLMRLPLAYFESRRVGDTVARVQELENIREFLTGTALTVILDAIFTVVYLALMFYYNIQLTGVALAVIPLFAILTLLATPILRNWLNESFNRSADSQSFLVETVTGIHAVKAHGAERTTRDRWEGLFARFIRTSFKASTTSNISNNIGDFLTNLSSLLILYYGAKLVINHQLTIGQLVAFQMLSGRVTGPLLRLLQLWQNLQQVLLSVDRIGDILNVAPEAELGAGLVLPSLQGQVNFDQVFFRYHSSQEAILRGISFTVQPGMFVGIVGRSGSGKSTLSKLLQRLYLAESGRILIDGFDIKSADLVSLRQQIGVVLQEDFLFNGSILENITLGNPDITAEQVVEAARLAVAHDFISDMPQGYETNVGERGTALSGGQRQRISLARLFLSQAPILILDEATSALDSETEQQVLQNIQRISQNRTVFLIAHRFAPLKRANTILVLEKGILAEQGTHHELLQQKGLYWSLYQRQQSSV comes from the coding sequence ATGGCTAGCAGAGAAGATCCCCATGACCCTCAAGCTGCACAAGATCTAAGCTGGATTGAGGAAGTAGAGTTACAGGAGCTTGCATCTTTAGAGTGGGATGTCCCACCACTTTCCTGGTTAAATCCTGAAGAGCAAGCACAATTCCAAAGTCAAGCCGAAACTCGTCGCTACCAATTGGGAGAGAAAATTTGGTCTACAGATAGTTCAGGCGACCAATTTTTTATTCTTTTTGGAAAAGTTCGTCTGAGGGAAGAAGGAGCCTCTAAGCCTTTAGCTACTTTAGCAGAAGGGGATTGGTTTGGTGATTTACAGGAATTTTCAGGCTCAATCAAAGCGATCGCTGCTAGCAAAGAAGTAATAGTAGGTCGCTGGGATTCTGCCTTCTGGAGCCATGTTTCATCCTCACAGAGGGAACAAAGGGAGCAAAGGGAGCAAAGGGAGCGGAGGGAGCAAAGGGAGCAAAGGGAGCAGAGGGAGCAGAGGGGCAGAGGGAGCAGAGGTAGCACAGGGAGCAGAGGGGCAGAGGAGGCAGAGGGGCAGAGGGGCAGAGGGGCAGAGGGGCAGAGGAGGCAGGAGAGGCAGGGGCAGTTAAAGTCTGTACCAACTACTTATGAGTACGCCCCACAGCCAGTATCGGGTTATCCTTTTGTTTCTAGCCTTAATACGGGTGCTGCTTGTTTAACAATGGTGGCACAACATTTGCAAATTTCAGGCAAGCTAGAGTGGGTGCAACGTCAGTTAAGGGGACAACGCCCTAAACATCTGGTGGAAGCTGGCGAAAAGTTGGGGCTACAACTGCGACGGTTAAAAACTTCTTGGAGTAACCTGCGACAGCTATCATTTCCAGCTTTGTTGCAATGGCAACAGTCAAGCTGGGTGGTGGTGTATGGGGTAAGAAAAGATCGCTTGCTGATTGCTAACCCTCTTAACTCTAGTCAAACTTGCGATTGGGTTTCTCGGTCGAAAGTTGAAGCTGCTTGGAATGGGGAATTGTGGCAAGTAGAACCGATTCAGCAACAGGAGAAATTTAACCTGTCGTGGTTTTTACCTGCGGTTTGGCGCTATCGGGGGTTGTTATTAGAAGTACTGATCGCGTCTTTGACGTTGCAACTGTTGGGGTTAACGACACCAGTTATCACTCAGGTAATTATTGACAAGGTGATGGTACAAGAAAGCATTGCCACCTTAGATGTAATGGCGATCGCTTTACTTTCCGTTGCTTTTTTTGAGGCTCTTTTGGGCATCTTACGGTTATTCATCTTTACTCATACCGCCCGCCGCCTTGACTTAAGTTTATCAGCACAGCTATTTCGTCACTTGATGCGCCTACCTCTGGCTTATTTTGAGTCTCGGCGGGTAGGAGATACAGTTGCACGAGTACAGGAACTAGAAAACATTCGCGAATTTCTCACAGGGACGGCGTTGACTGTGATCTTAGATGCCATTTTTACTGTGGTGTATTTGGCACTAATGTTTTACTACAATATCCAACTTACGGGGGTGGCTCTTGCAGTTATTCCACTATTTGCAATTCTGACATTGCTGGCTACTCCAATTTTGCGTAACTGGTTGAATGAAAGTTTTAACCGCAGTGCCGATAGTCAATCTTTTCTAGTAGAGACAGTGACAGGTATTCATGCAGTTAAGGCACATGGGGCAGAAAGAACGACACGCGATCGCTGGGAAGGTTTATTTGCTCGCTTCATCCGCACCAGCTTCAAAGCCTCAACTACTTCCAATATCAGTAACAATATTGGCGACTTTCTCACCAATTTATCTAGCTTACTAATTCTCTACTATGGAGCCAAGCTAGTCATCAATCACCAACTAACAATTGGTCAGCTAGTTGCCTTTCAAATGCTTTCTGGTAGAGTCACAGGGCCGCTTTTACGTTTATTGCAACTGTGGCAAAACTTGCAACAAGTGCTGCTATCTGTAGACCGGATTGGGGATATTCTCAATGTTGCTCCCGAAGCCGAATTGGGAGCGGGTTTAGTTTTACCTTCTCTGCAAGGTCAAGTTAATTTCGATCAAGTTTTCTTCCGTTATCACTCGTCCCAAGAAGCAATTTTACGAGGAATTTCCTTTACAGTACAACCAGGGATGTTTGTCGGAATTGTTGGTCGTAGCGGTTCTGGTAAAAGCACTCTTTCTAAACTATTGCAACGCCTTTATTTAGCTGAATCAGGTCGCATTCTTATTGATGGCTTTGATATAAAAAGTGCGGATTTAGTTTCTTTACGGCAACAAATTGGTGTGGTATTACAAGAAGATTTTCTCTTTAATGGTTCTATCCTAGAAAATATCACCCTGGGCAATCCAGATATTACTGCTGAACAAGTAGTAGAAGCTGCCCGACTAGCAGTAGCCCATGACTTTATCAGTGATATGCCCCAAGGTTACGAAACTAATGTAGGAGAGCGAGGCACAGCTTTATCCGGTGGACAACGGCAACGCATTTCCCTAGCGCGTTTATTCCTTTCGCAAGCCCCTATTTTGATTCTTGATGAAGCTACCAGCGCCTTAGATAGCGAGACAGAGCAACAAGTTTTACAGAATATACAGCGAATTTCCCAAAACCGCACCGTCTTTTTGATTGCCCATCGTTTTGCTCCACTAAAACGCGCTAACACAATTTTGGTATTAGAAAAAGGCATTCTTGCTGAACAAGGCACTCACCATGAATTGTTGCAGCAGAAAGGTTTATATTGGTCACTATATCAACGTCAGCAGTCCTCAGTTTGA
- a CDS encoding GTP-binding protein, whose protein sequence is MVLQWSKKLIESIESSLQLMYCPQNLTVAISNLSKQTDPKFKPELIRQQFHIRQQEKQQQFQYQLEQARLQGQTNLQQIQQQFLDDLENERQSFEVKLLKAQLLHEYYLQKKYEDPQLQSLKQSFDVAVMQAKLDVSRLEEVAAFSEYWQNLNLNNRHKVEELLPLERKKSEWDLKLYDREIQMLIAERHLQALLVGAEFQKILENHPLVSQCTPTLDFYKQYRDGSRPIPPLILIWPPTLEPDEFPYAARGVGKIAAKLTDELRDFLSVNYDLHSQERPTKLLDGAYKTKQFQSEAALESLHWTHKSIPTLILESKIDGDAIRLYVGWWDMMETTHHYKKVISIPWKEILYPLVREKTLRWKQYRLMLLKKGKTLAEIQRRGGEHEINLGILEAEEEDQEIDWNQEYNYYVNFEEYWSGIADLLVFCHAIIAGLAVDQYYLHHYNVRPKLPEILPSFLEEFPNEELSEQLIQVVVATYKQVYETLKQRQPDTIPELALDLAQVLTYLDDKSWMRGQLNYALQSWLQLRGVIPPANILDQISNNLRGDQEITNSLLDLMQSLLYPVDTQYVGRVNQCLSILSDNRSLNLIDAFYYRGINYAQEGNYPVAIDELTQVIKLQPDWAQAYYNRGLAYVQLEEYQQALEDYTQVLWLDYNHAEAYEQRGNVFHKLGEYEKAIADYNQAIKLNPNLVEAKTNKDIAQEALIEVKRQYQIVAIRDQNLHNLQTIIANFPPIGLPVTIITGKNGSGKTTLLQEIIKKQTDLKLAILINEEGNVSIDKMPRVYTKNLDTWTYQPRNRANYQRFIQFIYEILDRQNSVDHLVIETSGEADLLQLILAFVDTDLKYRTHVNSVITVVDSEKFITYQLKDEASKNQIIYSDIILLNKADLVLEDKLRQVERIISESKNTAKTLRCKYAKLPLPLIFDLGLNKIGLNRGYLDDNSLSLFSYQSDAAFDMKKFEVFLDKQLPTNVFWGKGILLFEQSPKCHGFLLSGKRFSLYHERWKQQPENRLILIGENLDNEWLSYRLNDCRSEV, encoded by the coding sequence ATGGTTTTGCAATGGTCGAAAAAGCTGATAGAAAGTATTGAAAGTAGTCTACAACTGATGTATTGTCCCCAGAACCTTACTGTAGCTATTTCCAATTTAAGCAAGCAAACTGACCCAAAATTTAAGCCAGAATTAATTCGCCAGCAATTTCATATCCGTCAGCAAGAAAAGCAGCAGCAATTTCAATATCAGTTGGAACAGGCACGACTGCAAGGACAAACGAATTTACAACAAATTCAGCAGCAATTCCTTGATGATCTTGAGAATGAACGGCAAAGTTTTGAGGTGAAACTCCTCAAAGCACAATTATTACATGAATATTATTTACAAAAAAAATATGAAGACCCGCAATTACAATCATTGAAACAAAGTTTTGATGTTGCTGTGATGCAAGCTAAACTTGATGTTTCACGTCTAGAAGAAGTGGCAGCTTTTAGTGAATATTGGCAAAATTTAAACTTAAACAATAGACATAAAGTTGAAGAATTATTACCACTAGAGCGGAAAAAATCTGAGTGGGATTTAAAGCTTTATGATCGTGAAATCCAGATGCTAATTGCAGAACGCCATTTGCAAGCATTACTGGTAGGAGCCGAATTTCAAAAAATTTTAGAGAACCATCCTTTAGTCTCTCAGTGTACGCCGACGCTAGATTTTTATAAACAATATCGTGATGGTAGTAGACCTATCCCACCTCTGATTTTAATTTGGCCACCAACCTTAGAACCAGATGAATTTCCATACGCGGCTCGTGGAGTTGGCAAAATTGCAGCTAAATTAACCGATGAATTACGGGATTTTCTCAGTGTTAACTACGATTTACATAGCCAAGAGCGACCCACAAAACTTTTAGATGGAGCTTACAAAACTAAACAGTTTCAAAGTGAAGCTGCTTTGGAAAGTTTACATTGGACTCATAAATCTATTCCCACTTTAATCTTGGAATCCAAGATAGATGGAGATGCTATTCGCCTTTATGTTGGATGGTGGGACATGATGGAAACAACTCATCACTACAAGAAAGTTATCTCTATACCTTGGAAAGAGATTTTATACCCTTTAGTAAGAGAAAAAACTCTGCGTTGGAAACAGTATCGCTTAATGCTTTTGAAAAAAGGAAAAACATTAGCGGAAATACAAAGGCGTGGAGGAGAGCATGAAATTAATTTGGGAATTTTAGAAGCTGAGGAAGAAGACCAAGAGATTGATTGGAACCAAGAATATAATTATTACGTTAATTTTGAGGAATATTGGTCAGGTATTGCAGATTTGTTAGTTTTTTGTCATGCGATTATTGCAGGTTTGGCAGTAGATCAATACTATTTACACCACTATAATGTACGTCCAAAATTACCAGAAATACTGCCTAGCTTTTTAGAAGAATTCCCAAATGAAGAGTTAAGCGAGCAACTAATTCAAGTAGTTGTGGCTACTTATAAACAAGTATATGAAACTTTAAAACAGCGACAACCTGATACAATCCCCGAATTAGCTTTGGATTTAGCTCAAGTTTTAACATATTTAGATGATAAATCTTGGATGCGTGGTCAACTTAACTATGCTCTGCAAAGTTGGCTGCAATTGCGGGGAGTTATTCCACCAGCAAATATATTGGATCAGATTTCTAATAATTTACGAGGTGATCAAGAGATAACAAATAGTCTTTTAGATTTAATGCAGTCACTTTTATATCCTGTAGACACTCAGTATGTTGGTAGGGTTAATCAATGTTTGTCTATTTTGTCAGATAATCGCAGCTTAAACTTAATTGATGCTTTTTATTATAGAGGAATTAACTACGCTCAGGAAGGTAACTATCCGGTAGCTATTGATGAATTGACGCAAGTAATCAAACTCCAACCTGACTGGGCGCAAGCATACTACAATCGTGGACTAGCTTATGTACAGCTAGAGGAATATCAACAAGCACTTGAAGATTATACACAGGTATTATGGCTGGACTATAACCATGCTGAAGCTTATGAACAACGAGGCAATGTTTTTCATAAGTTAGGTGAATATGAAAAGGCGATCGCCGATTATAATCAAGCAATTAAGCTGAATCCTAATTTAGTAGAAGCCAAAACTAACAAAGATATTGCTCAAGAAGCACTCATAGAAGTCAAACGTCAGTATCAAATTGTAGCTATTCGCGATCAAAATCTCCATAATCTGCAAACTATTATTGCAAATTTCCCTCCCATTGGTTTACCTGTGACTATCATTACGGGCAAAAATGGCAGTGGTAAAACAACTTTGTTGCAAGAGATTATCAAAAAACAAACTGATTTAAAGCTAGCCATATTAATTAATGAAGAAGGCAATGTTAGCATTGACAAAATGCCCAGAGTTTATACTAAAAATTTAGATACTTGGACTTATCAACCTAGAAATCGTGCCAATTATCAACGCTTTATACAATTTATCTACGAGATTTTGGATAGACAAAATTCGGTAGATCATTTAGTAATAGAAACCAGTGGAGAAGCTGATCTTTTACAACTAATTTTGGCTTTTGTAGATACAGACTTAAAATATAGAACTCACGTTAATTCTGTAATTACAGTTGTCGATTCAGAAAAATTTATTACATATCAGTTAAAAGATGAAGCTAGTAAAAATCAAATTATTTATAGTGATATTATTTTGTTAAATAAAGCCGATTTAGTTCTTGAAGATAAATTGAGGCAAGTTGAAAGAATTATTAGTGAATCTAAAAATACAGCTAAAACTCTGCGTTGCAAATATGCCAAGTTGCCATTGCCGTTAATCTTTGATTTAGGTCTGAATAAGATCGGATTAAATCGGGGTTATTTGGATGATAATAGTTTATCTTTATTTTCATATCAAAGTGACGCAGCTTTTGATATGAAAAAGTTT
- a CDS encoding glycoside hydrolase family 26 protein, protein MNNIKQLTKDYFKPQSGTERGLNITPSSQGLLSDELKTNPNSLKLSNRSSFNNIDSTISRDAKITLNSNRSTVGYKNVTYNDLVSKTNINNYYSVKLDNNSNLNVSLHPKKATSLEVKVLDSKGQPIQSSISTKAKPGEISLNLPQGNYYIKVSPEIARSTTKYELNLSTIPTSTLTSKTSGALSELGSIAYKDSSSSIPKVDNYQSTTTTDGVIKDPLLGVYYGNQGWNMGQVQAMETWQGKKNAVLNMFTDWGSDSTTMNNLFNTQLPNIWNNKNIPMISWEPLTSGSSTPDNIEVLIANGQFDTYINNWADRLKTFLSGSDGVYNTADDRRAYLRFAHEMNGDWYAWSAAKGGNSPTDYVNMWKHTKDIFDAKGMDASRLQWVWTANNTDAGGFTAEQYYPGDAYVNWVAIDGYNWGTSQSWSSWQTPGEVFDNMLGRLKAISTRPVGITEVGSSTKTSSGTSLTAKSQWMTDMFNYAVNKDIKMVTWFNQDKETDWAAFGGANGDGTYKPNRRTTYKTYAAYKTGITPASYSGSDVNNPRLLTDTFFYGLMA, encoded by the coding sequence ATGAATAATATAAAACAGTTGACAAAAGATTATTTTAAACCACAATCAGGGACAGAGCGTGGTTTAAATATTACTCCCAGCAGTCAGGGATTATTAAGTGATGAGCTTAAAACCAATCCCAATTCCTTAAAATTGAGTAATCGTAGTAGCTTCAATAACATTGATTCTACTATTTCAAGAGATGCTAAAATTACCTTAAATAGTAATCGCAGCACTGTAGGTTATAAAAATGTCACTTACAATGACCTTGTTAGTAAAACAAATATTAACAACTACTATTCTGTTAAGCTTGATAACAACAGCAACCTAAACGTTTCACTTCATCCTAAAAAGGCAACTTCCTTAGAAGTTAAAGTTCTCGATAGCAAGGGACAGCCGATCCAAAGTTCCATTAGCACAAAAGCTAAACCAGGAGAAATTAGTCTTAATCTTCCTCAAGGCAATTATTATATAAAAGTATCTCCAGAGATAGCTAGAAGCACAACTAAATATGAACTCAACTTAAGCACCATACCAACTTCTACCCTCACCAGTAAAACATCAGGCGCTTTATCGGAGTTGGGATCTATTGCATATAAAGATAGTTCTTCAAGCATCCCAAAAGTTGACAACTATCAATCTACAACCACAACCGACGGCGTTATAAAAGATCCCTTACTAGGCGTTTACTACGGCAACCAAGGCTGGAATATGGGTCAGGTTCAAGCTATGGAAACCTGGCAAGGTAAGAAAAATGCTGTGCTGAATATGTTTACTGACTGGGGTAGTGATAGCACCACTATGAACAACCTGTTTAACACACAGCTTCCTAACATTTGGAATAATAAAAACATTCCGATGATCAGTTGGGAACCGTTAACATCTGGCTCTAGCACTCCTGATAATATCGAAGTACTCATAGCTAACGGTCAATTCGACACCTACATTAACAATTGGGCTGATAGATTAAAAACCTTCTTAAGTGGATCAGACGGCGTTTATAATACAGCAGACGATCGCCGTGCATACCTGCGCTTTGCCCACGAAATGAATGGTGACTGGTACGCCTGGAGTGCTGCCAAGGGAGGGAATTCGCCCACAGATTACGTCAATATGTGGAAACATACCAAAGACATCTTTGACGCGAAAGGCATGGATGCCAGCCGCCTACAGTGGGTTTGGACTGCCAATAATACTGATGCTGGAGGCTTTACAGCCGAGCAATACTATCCAGGTGACGCTTATGTTAACTGGGTAGCCATTGATGGTTATAACTGGGGAACGAGTCAGTCATGGTCAAGCTGGCAAACACCAGGCGAGGTTTTTGATAATATGCTTGGTCGCCTCAAAGCTATATCCACCAGACCAGTTGGTATCACTGAAGTAGGTTCTTCGACAAAGACAAGTTCCGGCACCAGTTTAACAGCCAAGTCACAATGGATGACTGATATGTTTAACTATGCTGTTAACAAGGACATCAAAATGGTTACTTGGTTTAACCAAGATAAAGAAACCGACTGGGCAGCATTCGGCGGTGCTAACGGGGATGGCACCTACAAACCCAACAGGAGGACGACCTACAAGACATACGCTGCTTACAAGACAGGTATTACACCAGCCAGCTATAGTGGCTCTGATGTTAACAACCCGCGTCTATTGACAGATACCTTCTTTTATGGACTCATGGCTTAA
- a CDS encoding GGDEF domain-containing response regulator produces the protein MNTPSLPNDPPLILVVEDDKMTRLLLCQTLEQEGYKVVEVSNGVECIAVFKSIQPHVILLAAMMPVMDGFTCCTHLRSLPESAHTPVLLITEDDQDSINQAFAVGATDYITKPFNWVVLIHRVRRLVEQSQLYQQLKAANQKLQSLTGTDDLTQVANRQKFNESFDLEWRRMARGVLPLSLILCDIDFFKRYNEIYCYETGDKCLKTIADLLSGIAKRPADLVARYGGEEFAVILPYTQAEGAIQVANKIREKVRSLHITHKGSPIAQYVTLSLGVSSTFPHFKTVPETLIGAAEQALYQAKKAGRDRVVLEVCDD, from the coding sequence ATGAATACGCCCTCACTTCCTAATGATCCACCGCTCATACTGGTAGTGGAGGACGACAAAATGACGCGGTTACTGCTGTGTCAAACATTGGAACAAGAAGGGTACAAAGTTGTAGAAGTGAGCAATGGTGTTGAGTGTATAGCGGTTTTCAAGAGTATTCAACCGCACGTTATTTTGTTAGCTGCTATGATGCCAGTGATGGATGGCTTTACCTGCTGTACTCATCTGCGATCGCTTCCTGAAAGCGCCCATACCCCAGTGTTGCTCATTACAGAAGACGATCAAGACTCAATTAATCAGGCATTTGCAGTTGGGGCTACTGATTATATTACTAAGCCATTTAATTGGGTTGTACTAATTCACCGTGTGCGGCGTTTGGTCGAACAATCCCAACTTTATCAACAACTAAAAGCAGCAAACCAGAAGTTGCAGAGCCTTACTGGTACGGATGACTTGACTCAGGTTGCTAACAGACAAAAATTTAATGAATCTTTTGATTTAGAGTGGCGACGGATGGCGCGAGGAGTATTGCCTTTATCTCTCATCCTCTGCGATATTGACTTTTTCAAGCGTTACAACGAAATTTACTGTTATGAAACTGGAGACAAGTGTTTAAAGACAATTGCCGATCTGCTCAGTGGTATCGCCAAACGACCAGCAGATTTAGTAGCCCGTTATGGGGGTGAAGAATTTGCTGTGATTTTGCCCTACACCCAAGCTGAAGGTGCTATTCAAGTTGCTAATAAAATTCGAGAGAAAGTTAGGTCATTACACATTACTCATAAAGGTTCCCCCATTGCTCAGTATGTCACACTCAGTTTAGGCGTATCTAGCACGTTTCCTCATTTTAAAACTGTGCCAGAGACGCTAATTGGGGCAGCAGAGCAGGCGTTGTATCAGGCAAAAAAAGCAGGGCGCGATCGCGTGGTTCTAGAAGTATGTGATGATTAA
- a CDS encoding HlyD family efflux transporter periplasmic adaptor subunit: protein MRSPLTSSPAQARQTKEQFATPEDYLSYELGKAVQELPPLYTRLLAGSISLMVFGAIAWASFSKVDEVAVANGELIPVTQVRPMRSLGEGTILSVRVKEGDRVQKDQVLIERDPDLPQTEVSILTKQAEKIQEDLKRLEAERTGATTALTPEQAQLRNSRQQAFEKNYAAAIAKANSQIAVINQAKSRLSQLQENWINAKTSLANAETSLASTKSLLPKAQANLALTQERANSLKNLIGTGAVPRLDYLEAQERVLRSQADVTRAEDDITKVKDRVTEAQDKVSSIAKEITTQQQQITQAEQVYQSARNEAARLPSESQIETLTAINQRKEDLAKVAGELEQAKKQREIETIKAPVAGSVYSVKATKGPVQSGEELLSILPKGEELLLEVKVLNRDIGFIAKGMKAKVKMAAFPFQEFGTLEGKVIQISPNAIIDKDLGLVFPTRIKLNQHSSNVRGEKVAFTPGMTATGEVVMRQKTILNFLIEPVSRSFGNAFSVR from the coding sequence ATGCGATCGCCCCTAACATCTTCCCCTGCTCAAGCGCGTCAAACTAAAGAGCAATTTGCCACTCCAGAAGATTATTTATCATACGAACTTGGCAAAGCAGTTCAAGAGTTACCGCCACTTTATACCAGATTATTAGCAGGTAGTATTAGTTTAATGGTATTTGGGGCGATCGCATGGGCAAGTTTCAGCAAAGTAGATGAAGTAGCTGTAGCTAACGGTGAGTTGATACCCGTAACCCAAGTACGCCCGATGCGATCGCTAGGTGAAGGTACAATTCTTTCAGTCAGAGTAAAAGAAGGCGATCGAGTTCAAAAAGATCAAGTTTTAATTGAACGTGACCCAGATTTACCACAAACAGAAGTTAGTATTCTCACTAAACAAGCCGAGAAAATTCAAGAAGACCTAAAGCGCCTAGAAGCAGAACGCACAGGAGCAACAACTGCACTCACCCCAGAGCAAGCGCAGCTAAGAAACTCTCGTCAACAAGCATTTGAAAAAAACTACGCCGCAGCCATAGCCAAAGCAAACAGTCAAATTGCCGTCATTAATCAAGCTAAATCTCGCTTAAGTCAACTCCAAGAAAACTGGATTAACGCCAAAACCAGCCTTGCCAACGCTGAAACTAGCCTTGCCAGCACCAAAAGCCTCCTCCCCAAAGCTCAAGCCAACCTTGCCCTAACTCAAGAAAGAGCAAACTCGCTCAAAAACCTCATTGGCACAGGCGCTGTACCTCGACTAGATTACCTTGAAGCTCAAGAAAGAGTTTTGAGGTCTCAAGCCGATGTCACCAGAGCCGAAGACGACATCACTAAAGTTAAAGATAGAGTAACTGAAGCTCAAGATAAAGTTAGCTCCATAGCAAAAGAAATTACCACCCAACAGCAACAAATTACTCAAGCAGAACAAGTATATCAATCCGCTCGTAATGAAGCTGCCCGCCTACCTTCTGAAAGCCAGATTGAAACCCTCACAGCAATTAACCAGCGCAAAGAAGACCTAGCCAAAGTTGCAGGTGAGTTAGAGCAGGCGAAAAAGCAACGAGAAATTGAAACCATCAAAGCACCAGTTGCAGGTAGCGTTTATAGCGTCAAAGCAACAAAAGGGCCTGTGCAGTCTGGAGAAGAATTATTATCTATTCTTCCAAAAGGAGAAGAACTTTTGCTAGAAGTCAAAGTTCTCAACCGTGATATAGGGTTTATTGCTAAAGGAATGAAAGCAAAAGTCAAAATGGCAGCATTCCCCTTTCAGGAATTTGGCACCCTTGAGGGTAAAGTAATTCAAATTAGCCCAAATGCAATTATTGACAAAGACTTAGGCTTAGTTTTCCCCACCAGAATTAAGCTAAACCAACACTCAAGTAACGTGCGGGGTGAAAAAGTCGCCTTTACCCCAGGAATGACTGCGACGGGAGAAGTGGTCATGCGCCAAAAAACAATTTTAAATTTCTTAATAGAGCCTGTTAGCCGCAGCTTTGGTAATGCTTTCTCAGTCAGATAA
- a CDS encoding peptidylprolyl isomerase, whose protein sequence is MQPSQFLSIDDQLISLEQGLKYLQFSGKLTPFIGEILRQYVLEQELQNRDDLDISPAITEQAVVDFRLERNLSNPQAFAQWLSSNSIDYATFHNQMVASFKLAKLRDQITEPKLQEYFIERKIFLDRVVLSRIIVADQELAEELASQIEEGVTFEELAMEYSLADDRIVNGMMGVLSRGSLPDKIRAAVDLASPGKLVGPLEIEGTWALFKVGKFLPANVEDPQLIESLKNELFDQWLTDKIQKLTVKLLAI, encoded by the coding sequence ATGCAGCCTAGCCAATTTTTAAGTATTGATGACCAACTTATTTCTTTGGAACAAGGTTTAAAGTATCTCCAATTTTCGGGTAAATTAACTCCGTTTATTGGAGAAATTTTACGGCAATATGTGCTAGAGCAAGAATTACAAAATAGAGACGATCTTGATATTAGTCCTGCAATAACTGAGCAGGCAGTAGTTGATTTTAGATTAGAGCGCAATCTCAGTAACCCCCAAGCTTTCGCGCAATGGCTTAGTAGCAACAGTATAGATTACGCTACTTTCCACAATCAGATGGTTGCTAGTTTTAAATTAGCAAAGCTAAGAGATCAAATTACTGAGCCGAAACTACAAGAATATTTTATTGAACGGAAAATATTTTTGGATCGGGTAGTCCTTTCTAGGATTATTGTAGCTGATCAGGAGTTAGCTGAGGAATTAGCAAGCCAAATTGAAGAGGGAGTGACATTTGAAGAGTTAGCGATGGAGTATTCCCTAGCAGATGACCGAATTGTTAACGGCATGATGGGAGTGCTTAGTAGAGGAAGCCTGCCAGATAAAATCAGGGCAGCAGTTGATTTGGCTAGTCCTGGTAAGTTAGTAGGTCCTTTAGAAATTGAAGGAACTTGGGCATTATTTAAAGTGGGAAAGTTTCTGCCAGCTAATGTAGAAGATCCTCAACTAATTGAATCGTTAAAAAATGAATTGTTTGATCAATGGTTAACTGATAAAATTCAAAAGCTGACCGTCAAATTGTTGGCAATTTGA